In the genome of Atribacterota bacterium, the window CTAAGCCCAAAATGTAATAAAAACTTTTCTGTAACTCTATACTGAAAGGGATTACCAGGAATTTTTTTTCTTCCCTTAATCTTAATAAAACCATTTTTTAAAAGATTTAATAATACACTACTACAATCAACACCTCTTATTTTTTCAATTTCCATGCGAGTAACTGGTTGATTATAAGCAATAATTGCTAATGTCTCAATTGAAGCTTTAGATAAAACATATTTCTTATCATTGTTATTTAATTTTTTTATCCAGGTGAAATATTCTGGTTTGGTAGCAAATGAAAAACCACCAGAAACTTCTTGAATAAAGAAGGGGCGATTGTTTAGTTGATATTCCTCCTGTAAGCTCTTTATCGCTTTCTTAATCTCTTCAGCTTCTCTACCGGTAATATTTACCATTTTTCTTATTGATAGAGGCTTGTTCGAAACAAATAACAGAACCTCCACAATTTTTTTCCATCTATTTATAACTATTGAATATTCTTTTTCTTTAATTTTTTATCTTCCTTTCGATAAAATAATATTTCACCGAAATTTTGCGATTGTATGTAATCTACCTTACCCTGACAAATTAATTGTAATAAAGCTAAAAATATAATTATTATTTCAATTTTTGGGCAATCCTTGGAGATCATCTGACTAAAAGTTAATTGATTTTTATTTTTTAAAAAGTTTCCTTCAATCTCTTCCATCTTTATTACTATATTAACCTCATTGTTTTCGAAATCAATTATACTCTGGTTATTATTTCTTACTAAAATTGATTCAATAGCAAAAATAAGTTCTGAATAACTATATTCCTGAGGTATTTCATCGTCTTTGTTTAAGGAGTTAAAACATGTTAAATATATTTCTCTTTGCTTAAACTCTTTTTCTGCAAGGATTTTAACTAATGATTGATACTTTTTATACTCTATCCAATGATCTTCTTTGAGAAAGATAGTATCGTTTTTAGTTTCTTCCTCAATTTGTTTCTGAGATGATGGTAATAATAGATTTGATTTCCACAATATTAATTCAGATATTTCTACTAAAAAGTTAGCTACTATTTCTAAATTAATGGATTCTGAATGGGTTGTGAGCAGGTATGTTAAATAATCTTCAATAATATTTAATAAAGGTATTTTATTGAGTTCTATCTCTCCATTCCTTACCTTTAGATATAATAGCTGTACATAATTTGACATTTGTTCTATTTTGGAAATTTTTAAATTACTATTATTCTGCATAATCCATTTTCATTGCTTTTTTAACTTCGTCTAAAGTTATTTTAGCAACTTTTCTTGCTTCTTGGCTGCCTTTCTTTAATATTTCCCATACCAGCTGGTGGTTTTTTTCATAATATTTCCTTTTTTCTCTAAATATTTGAAATGACTGTATCAATATCTCCCCAAGGAATTTCTTGCAGGCAACACATCCTAATTGAGCATGACGACACTTATTCTCAATGTCTGATAATTCTTTTTTATTAAATATTTTATGATAATCAAATACTACACAAACTTCCGGATGACCGGGATCAGATAATCTTATTTTTTCTGGATCAGTTATCATTGACATTACCTTAGATGTAATGATTTCTGGATTATCTGACAAGGTAATATCATTTTTTAAACTTTTACTCATTTTTCTACCGTCTATTCCCAAAATCTTGGGAGTAGGAGACAACTTTAGTTCAGGAATAGTAAAGACATTCTGATAAATATTGTTGAATCTTCTGCCAATTTCTCTTGATATTTCAACATGAGCTGACTGGTCTTCACCAACAGGAACAGCATTTGCTTTATAAATTAGTATATCAGCTGACATAAGAACTGGATAGCCAAGCAATCCATAACCCATATTTTCTTTTAAATCCAAATCCCGTACCTGTTCCTTTACCACAGGATTTCTTTCTACCCAGGATAGAGGTGTTATCATTGATAATAATAAGTGCAATTCAGCATGTTCTGGTACATAAGATTGAATTAATAAAGTGCTTTTATCCGGATTTATTCCGGCACTTAACCAGTCAATTACCATCTCAATTATATTTTCCTTCATCATCTCTGTGTTTTCATATCCTGTAGTAAGTGCATGCCAATCTACTACACCATAATAGCATTTATATTCATCTTGTAGTTTTACCCAGTTTACTAAAGCACCGAAATAATTTCCTAAATGCAGTTTACCAGTCGGTCTCATTCCACTAAATATAATCCCTTTCATGTAAGTTGTTCTCCTTCTTAATATTAAAGTAACAAAGTAAATTTGACTTTCATATAAATATTCGGTAAAGATAGTCAATAATAGGTAGAATAATATTTCTTATAATACCAGAAATAAATAAAAATAATATGATAAGCATTCCGTAGGTTTGATTAATTTTATTATATTGACGAGCTAAATGTGTTGGCAATAAACCTGCTACAATGTGATGACCATCTAAGGGTGGGATTGGTATTAAATTAAAAAAAGCTAAAGCAATATTGATAAATATTCCAGTGTGTAGCAAAGTAAACCATCCCTGTACCAATCGAAACCAAAAAAAAGAATTGAACATTACATTCCGAAATATA includes:
- the scpB gene encoding SMC-Scp complex subunit ScpB, which gives rise to MEVLLFVSNKPLSIRKMVNITGREAEEIKKAIKSLQEEYQLNNRPFFIQEVSGGFSFATKPEYFTWIKKLNNNDKKYVLSKASIETLAIIAYNQPVTRMEIEKIRGVDCSSVLLNLLKNGFIKIKGRKKIPGNPFQYRVTEKFLLHFGLRSVSDLPPLEELEIQNGKNEIT
- a CDS encoding segregation/condensation protein A is translated as MQNNSNLKISKIEQMSNYVQLLYLKVRNGEIELNKIPLLNIIEDYLTYLLTTHSESINLEIVANFLVEISELILWKSNLLLPSSQKQIEEETKNDTIFLKEDHWIEYKKYQSLVKILAEKEFKQREIYLTCFNSLNKDDEIPQEYSYSELIFAIESILVRNNNQSIIDFENNEVNIVIKMEEIEGNFLKNKNQLTFSQMISKDCPKIEIIIIFLALLQLICQGKVDYIQSQNFGEILFYRKEDKKLKKKNIQ
- the trpS gene encoding tryptophan--tRNA ligase, producing the protein MKGIIFSGMRPTGKLHLGNYFGALVNWVKLQDEYKCYYGVVDWHALTTGYENTEMMKENIIEMVIDWLSAGINPDKSTLLIQSYVPEHAELHLLLSMITPLSWVERNPVVKEQVRDLDLKENMGYGLLGYPVLMSADILIYKANAVPVGEDQSAHVEISREIGRRFNNIYQNVFTIPELKLSPTPKILGIDGRKMSKSLKNDITLSDNPEIITSKVMSMITDPEKIRLSDPGHPEVCVVFDYHKIFNKKELSDIENKCRHAQLGCVACKKFLGEILIQSFQIFREKRKYYEKNHQLVWEILKKGSQEARKVAKITLDEVKKAMKMDYAE